The genome window TTTCCATTCTGTGCATACCTAAACCctcagaggctgggcagaggtaGTCCAGAGATTTTGAGTTCTCTGTTCTTGGTTATCTCAGCAAATAAAAGAATCATCTAATGACTTAGAGCTGAGCAGACATACTCTACATCTCACTTATCTGTGTGGTGTTTTCAGACAGGTTTTGCTCCTGAATAAACAACTGAAAAGCCCAGAGAGAAATGCACTTGAAATCTCTTTTTGTTCAACTGACTGTTGCTATGGATGACCTTtctaaagtaaaaatatttaaacatcaGACTTTGTAGATTAATTGGCAAGGACCAAATAAATAACAAAGCATCCCTAAGGAGAGCAAACTGAGTAATTTTCAAAAGCGATGTGCTTAATCACAGTATGTTTTCAATTATATATTCTGGGGGTTTGTGGCTTTGAGGATTGGCAAATTTCTTACATTTCATATAACCTCATTGTCTATTCcaacatattcatttttatttagaattttatGTTTATCCCTGCTTTTGTTAATACATTATCTCCTGAACATCAGATGTGTTGACTGATCTTTTTCAGCCAGGCAAGAAGACTAATTAGTTGTGTGATAAAATGTGAGTTTATATTTGAGTAGTAAAGAACTATCTATACTTGATCTGTTAAATAACATTTAATTCCATCCAAAACCACACTGTTTCAAGTGCTGAGGAATGGAAAAAACTGAATCAGGGAAGCTGACTGTGCCAAGAATTCAAGTGATTTCTCCAGTCAGCTTTTCGAgtttaaaacactttttctaTGTTTTCACAGGTTTTAACCTCTTACTTTTCTTTACAATGATGAGTACCCCAgacctgggcacagcacaccAGAGTCTGactggagctgagcacaggggtAGAATCACCTCCCTTTGCTCCTGGCCATGCCCTTTTTGTAAAGACCAGCATACATTTCTGGACTACAAGCCATCTTAGTTCCAGCTTTTTGTCTACCAGTATCCCCAAGTATTTTTCCACAAATCTGCTGGTAATAAATTCACCACCCAGTCTGCATTGACCTCAGGCATTACTTTAACCCAGGTGCAAGACcccttgtctcttccctcaagcATATAGCATATTCCCTAAGGAATCAAgtgattcttttctttctatgttaagtttccttgaaaaaaacctgaacattGGGAATTCATCACAATTTCAGATATGCACCTCTCATAAAAGCACCTGATCTTTAATTCACTCTGATTTCTCTCAGGATACAATTCTTAATATATGTAATTAAAACAGACAGTAAACTACAAATCCTATGTAATGAAATACTTGAGCATAACAGTTAACTAAGAAAGAACTGAGATGAGCATCTTTAAAATCAAATCTAGTGATGTCAGTAGCACCTAAGCTAAGCATTTCAATTAGAAACTGATTTCCTATGTGCCAGTAAGTGCacataagaattatttttttaaatcagtaaaAGCTGTGACCATTACAGACTATTCTATATTGTCTGAATTGCCACTTTTGTCAGGAgtcaaaatacttttaaagacAAAGCTCTTAACATAAACTACTCTTCTTCGTTACCAGATGTCAGTAGTCATACTACATCATTTTTCTCCAAATTTTAACACTTTAGCCAAACAAGGAAGtttcacataaaaatatgtatttgacAGGTTGTCATAGAAAATGTTCTCTGTTTTACCTACAGGAATCTGAGTATTCCTTAATgttttacagatatttttgaaaatctttCTAAGGGTTAAAAAGCTACCCTAAACAAAATCTTGTACCTTGAAGTCAATTGGGATTTGATAGATGAGGGCTTTTaatctgaagtaaaaataaaagaaatgttaatgaaacagttgtttttttctatGTGGTGGTGAGGGAATACATATCAGGTTTGCAAAATAAAGTCCAATTCCCTATCCAGAGGCACAGCTCAAGACAAAATGGATGTGAATCACAGCTGCATGAGAAAACCTTCCTTTCCTGTCTTACTGCATAACACATCTGTTTTTGTTTCAGCTGTGAAGTTacagctgtccccagtgctggggagtgTGGGTAATTGAGCTGTATGACTCAAAATCTCCCCCTTCTTTCAGTCCTGTGGTGCTGAGCACGCACAGGCACTTTCCTCCCTAATTTATCTTCTTCAGTATTGGCAGGTTTCCTATGTAATAAACTGTCCTCAGTCACTCTGTGATTTTGCTTCCcccctcctctttttctgtccttcacGTTTTCATGGACTAGCCCCAAATTCttagttccttttcttttttgtttggctcTGGCAGGTGAgaagccagggctggagcaagATGAAGTTAAGCTGCAGATTGCCAGCAAGCAGATTGTGCAGACTGCCATCCTCCGAGCAGTGCAACAAGTTTCCCAGGAGAGCCAGCAAAAGGAGAAGCGGACAAACACCGGTACAAGCCTCCAACTAGAAAGAGGAAAACTAACCAAGAAGCATGAAAAGAAGTAAAGGAGGAGATTGGGGTTTTTCTACTCCAGTCTGCAAGTGTTTTCAGCCTTCTCTTTAGTATCAGCTGTATTGCTAGTGCAATGCTACTGCTGTAAAGCAAACCAAAGTATTATCACACCTAGACATAGGGAAAAACTGCAGTAGTCCTCATCTGAGAAATACTAAGTGCATTAGATGAATAACTCCATATTTGTGCAGTGCCTCTTAACAGGAACAATATAACCATAGCTGTAAAAGTAGTTTCAAGCACAAGCTCTAATGATATGAGCTTATTCTCAAAAGCTTGTTGCCAGTGCACTTTCATGCTAGGTTCTGCGAGCACCATTTACGTCAGTTCAGCTGGACGGACTCTTCTCTGCATTACTGGGCTCACTGAAGCTCTCTTGGCTGAAGAAATCGTTTATTGTCAGGTGTAGCAGAATGATTTCAGGCTCCCTTGAAGCACGGGTTTGTACTTTGCTTTGATTAGATATGAACTATGTGAAATGG of Molothrus ater isolate BHLD 08-10-18 breed brown headed cowbird chromosome 1, BPBGC_Mater_1.1, whole genome shotgun sequence contains these proteins:
- the AKAIN1 gene encoding A-kinase anchor protein inhibitor 1, yielding MVFAPGEKPGLEQDEVKLQIASKQIVQTAILRAVQQVSQESQQKEKRTNTGTSLQLERGKLTKKHEKK